The DNA region TCATCGCGATCACCTTCTTCGATTTCCAAACCAACACATTTCGTTGCGTACTCACGCCATGCGTCCATATCTGTGACGTTAAACCCCATATAGCCTAACTCTATTACTTTTACCATTTGTTAAATCCTCTTATTTTAGTTTTAAAACTTACCGCTTATCGATCAGAAGAATATATATAAATTTTTATCTTCCGTTACTCTAGCATCTAGAGACACCTTACGCCGTACTAACTGAAAGCCATTACCCACTTTTCGTATTAAATCTTGACGGCAGCCTACATGCTCGGAGTGTTCTAACTGTCCTCTATGGCGATACACGACAAAATTACTGCGCACAACAAACTCATCGTCTTTATCAGTATGAAACGCCTCAATATTGGTAATAAGATAACGAACCGTTGAGCGTGGATCTTCCATCCACACCGCCCCTGTTAGCAACCGCGCCACTCGATCCTTTACTTCATCATAATCGTCATTATATATTGCCATGTCATATGGCGTAGGTTCAGGGCGCTTATCTTTAGAGTAACGGCGCTCTGTCACTGGCATCCAGTAATGCAAATCTTTGGCAACAAAGGTCTCAATCCATGTATTAAACTCTCCATTTTGAAGCAACGTCGCTTCTTGATAATAATGTTGAGATAACTCGTAATGTAGCTCTGAAGATACGCGTTCTTTCGCTTCAGTATTATGCATCTTATTCGCCCTCTGCCTCTGCCGCCTTAGCCGCTATTCGGTCTTTCCAATAATTTTTATTTGGGA from Cycloclasticus pugetii PS-1 includes:
- a CDS encoding 3-phenylpropionate/cinnamic acid dioxygenase subunit beta, with protein sequence MHNTEAKERVSSELHYELSQHYYQEATLLQNGEFNTWIETFVAKDLHYWMPVTERRYSKDKRPEPTPYDMAIYNDDYDEVKDRVARLLTGAVWMEDPRSTVRYLITNIEAFHTDKDDEFVVRSNFVVYRHRGQLEHSEHVGCRQDLIRKVGNGFQLVRRKVSLDARVTEDKNLYIFF